One genomic segment of Peribacillus sp. FSL H8-0477 includes these proteins:
- the lexA gene encoding transcriptional repressor LexA, producing the protein MTKLSKRQQDILNFIKDEVRSKGYPPSVREIGEAVGLASSSTVHGHLSRLESKGLIRRDPTKPRAIEILGQEEMNNIPKSNVINVPLLGKVTAGMPITAIENIEEYFPLPESMVAHDDQVFMLEIMGESMIEAGIHDGDYVIVRQQSSANNGDIVVAMTEENEATVKRFFKEKDYIRLQPENSSMEPIILRNVTLLGKVIGLYRTIH; encoded by the coding sequence ATGACTAAACTATCAAAGCGCCAACAAGACATCTTAAATTTCATTAAAGATGAAGTCCGTTCCAAGGGATATCCGCCGTCTGTCAGAGAAATCGGAGAAGCTGTAGGTTTAGCATCCAGTTCCACGGTTCATGGTCATCTTTCCCGTCTTGAAAGTAAAGGATTAATCCGAAGAGACCCAACTAAGCCCCGTGCCATAGAAATACTCGGTCAAGAAGAAATGAATAATATACCTAAAAGCAATGTTATTAATGTTCCTTTACTCGGTAAAGTAACCGCTGGTATGCCTATTACAGCCATTGAGAACATAGAAGAATATTTCCCACTTCCAGAGTCAATGGTTGCGCATGATGATCAAGTATTTATGCTTGAAATTATGGGAGAAAGTATGATAGAAGCTGGTATTCATGATGGGGACTATGTCATCGTCAGACAACAAAGTTCTGCAAACAATGGAGATATTGTCGTTGCCATGACAGAAGAAAATGAAGCAACAGTTAAACGATTCTTTAAAGAAAAAGACTATATCCGTTTACAACCGGAAAACTCGAGTATGGAACCGATTATTCTTCGCAATGTTACTCTGCTCGGTAAAGTAATCGGCTTATATAGAACCATCCACTAA
- the yneA gene encoding cell division suppressor protein YneA produces the protein MKSLFKNYTYTLALAGLVAIISLLFSLNINPEKMDEYLSVTLKETDNVSTIVEQYNTGELTKRQFIDWIEENNRVYANTLEPGDTIVIPVSQNHEVIKVASRD, from the coding sequence ATGAAGTCTTTATTTAAAAATTACACTTACACACTAGCCTTGGCTGGACTGGTAGCAATTATTTCATTATTATTTTCCTTAAATATAAATCCAGAAAAAATGGATGAATATCTTTCTGTGACATTAAAAGAAACCGATAACGTGTCGACAATTGTTGAACAATACAATACTGGGGAATTGACAAAGCGGCAATTCATTGATTGGATAGAAGAGAATAATAGAGTTTATGCCAATACACTGGAACCGGGAGATACAATTGTGATTCCTGTATCGCAAAACCATGAGGTTATAAAGGTTGCCAGCCGAGATTAA
- a CDS encoding YneB family resolvase-like protein: MKAVIYCRVSTEKESQETSLARQEEELVKMASKWNFEVAAIIKEQASGYDLDRDGIFEMLDLFKSKKADTLLIQDETRLGRGNAKIALFHVINKESVKIFSMAHDGEMELSDSDAMVIKIVGIVEEYQRKLHNLKIKRGMLRAVEKGYRPQKNLSNRGNIGGRERKEVPVEEIAKLRANGLTFEEIAATLRGFGHKVSKATVHRRFLEFEKQKVTETES, from the coding sequence ATGAAAGCAGTTATTTACTGCCGGGTGAGCACCGAAAAAGAAAGCCAAGAAACCTCCCTGGCAAGGCAAGAAGAAGAGTTAGTCAAGATGGCATCAAAATGGAATTTTGAAGTAGCGGCCATTATTAAAGAACAAGCAAGCGGGTATGACTTAGATCGGGATGGCATTTTTGAAATGCTCGATCTATTCAAATCTAAAAAAGCTGATACGCTGTTAATACAGGATGAGACTCGTTTAGGCCGCGGCAATGCGAAAATAGCGCTATTCCATGTAATAAATAAAGAATCAGTCAAAATTTTTTCAATGGCTCATGATGGGGAAATGGAATTGTCCGACTCGGATGCTATGGTCATTAAAATTGTAGGAATCGTGGAAGAATATCAAAGGAAGTTACATAATTTAAAAATTAAGCGCGGGATGCTGCGGGCAGTTGAAAAGGGGTATCGGCCACAGAAAAACCTTAGTAATAGAGGGAATATCGGTGGAAGAGAACGTAAAGAAGTACCTGTCGAGGAAATTGCTAAACTTCGTGCAAATGGTCTGACTTTTGAAGAAATTGCGGCGACACTGCGTGGATTTGGACATAAGGTTTCTAAGGCAACTGTGCATAGACGATTTCTGGAATTTGAAAAGCAGAAAGTAACCGAAACTGAATCGTAG
- a CDS encoding DUF896 domain-containing protein, whose translation MLSKEKMARINELSRKSKDAGLTQEEAKEQTQLRGEYLQTFRKSMADTLENVTVVDPEGNDVTPEKLKMIKENKNKLH comes from the coding sequence ATGCTATCAAAAGAAAAAATGGCAAGGATTAATGAACTTTCAAGAAAGTCTAAAGATGCGGGTCTAACACAAGAAGAAGCCAAAGAGCAGACACAACTTAGAGGGGAATACCTTCAGACGTTTAGAAAGTCAATGGCAGATACCTTAGAGAATGTCACTGTGGTTGACCCTGAAGGTAATGACGTTACACCAGAAAAATTAAAAATGATAAAAGAAAATAAAAACAAACTTCATTGA
- the tkt gene encoding transketolase gives MSNSINTLSINTIRTLSIDAIEKANSGHPGMPMGAAPMAYTLWTQFMNHNPKNPNWFNRDRFVLSAGHGSMLLYSLLHLAGYGLTIDDLKSFRQWDSLTPGHPEFGHTAGVDATTGPLGQGIAMAVGMAMAERHLAATYNRDSYNVVDHYTYGICGDGDLMEGVSAEAASLAAHLQLGRLVVLYDSNDISLDGDLNKSFSESVEDRFKAYGWQYLRVEDGNDLTAIAEALEASKTDETRPTLIEVKTVIGYGSPNRSGKSAVHGAPLGSDELKLTKDAYKWTFEKDFHVPEEVYEHFKKACVEAGSNKETEWNTLFNEYKTAYPELAQQLEGAINNELPEGWDKDIPVYEEGKSLASRASSGEVLNGISKNLPSLFGGSADLAGSNNTMIKGAEDFTPADYAGRNIWFGVREFAMGAALNGMMLHGGVHAFGGTFFVFSDYLRPAIRLAAIMKLPVTYVFTHDSVAVGEDGPTHEPVEQLAALRAMPDLGVIRPADGNEVAAAWRTAIESTDRPTALILTRQNLPTLKNTAELAYEGVRKGGYIVSASKKEQADVLLIATGSEVNLAVSAQAKLAEENIDAAVISMPSWDRFEDQSKEYRQSVINPAVKKRLGIEMASPFGWDRYTGDEGEILAINRFGASAPGNKIMEEFGFTVDNVVSRVKALVQE, from the coding sequence ATGTCTAATTCTATAAATACGCTTTCAATTAACACAATCCGTACACTTTCTATTGATGCTATTGAAAAAGCTAATTCTGGTCATCCAGGGATGCCGATGGGCGCTGCACCAATGGCATATACACTATGGACCCAATTTATGAACCATAACCCGAAAAATCCAAATTGGTTTAACCGCGATCGCTTTGTATTGTCTGCTGGTCATGGTTCTATGCTTTTATACAGTCTATTACACTTAGCTGGATATGGATTAACGATTGATGATTTAAAAAGTTTCCGTCAATGGGACAGCTTAACACCTGGACATCCTGAGTTTGGTCACACAGCTGGTGTTGATGCAACAACAGGACCACTTGGTCAAGGGATTGCAATGGCAGTAGGTATGGCAATGGCTGAACGTCATTTGGCTGCTACTTATAACCGTGATTCATACAATGTTGTTGATCACTATACATATGGTATTTGTGGAGATGGGGACTTAATGGAAGGTGTTTCTGCTGAAGCAGCTTCACTTGCAGCTCACTTGCAACTAGGCCGTCTGGTAGTTCTATATGATTCAAATGATATTTCGTTAGATGGAGATCTTAATAAGTCTTTCAGTGAATCAGTTGAAGACCGTTTTAAAGCATACGGTTGGCAATACCTGCGTGTTGAGGATGGCAACGATCTTACTGCAATTGCTGAAGCGCTGGAAGCCTCTAAAACAGATGAAACACGTCCAACACTTATCGAAGTGAAGACGGTAATCGGTTATGGTTCGCCAAACCGTTCTGGTAAATCAGCAGTTCATGGTGCACCGCTTGGTTCGGATGAATTGAAACTCACTAAGGACGCTTACAAATGGACATTTGAAAAAGATTTCCATGTACCAGAAGAAGTTTATGAACACTTCAAAAAGGCTTGTGTTGAAGCTGGAAGCAACAAAGAAACTGAGTGGAATACACTTTTCAATGAATACAAAACTGCTTATCCAGAGCTTGCTCAGCAATTAGAGGGAGCCATTAACAACGAACTTCCTGAAGGTTGGGATAAAGACATTCCAGTTTATGAAGAAGGAAAAAGTCTTGCATCTCGTGCGTCAAGCGGAGAAGTGCTAAACGGCATTTCAAAAAACCTTCCTAGTTTGTTTGGTGGTTCAGCTGACTTAGCTGGATCAAATAATACGATGATTAAAGGTGCAGAAGACTTTACTCCTGCTGACTATGCGGGCCGAAATATCTGGTTTGGAGTTCGGGAATTTGCAATGGGTGCAGCTCTCAACGGAATGATGCTTCACGGCGGCGTACATGCTTTTGGCGGAACGTTCTTCGTGTTCTCAGACTATCTGCGTCCAGCTATTCGTCTTGCAGCTATTATGAAATTACCTGTAACGTATGTATTTACTCACGACAGCGTGGCAGTTGGTGAAGATGGTCCTACTCATGAACCGGTTGAACAATTAGCAGCATTACGTGCTATGCCGGATTTAGGTGTCATTCGTCCAGCAGATGGCAATGAAGTAGCGGCAGCATGGAGAACAGCTATTGAGTCAACTGATCGTCCTACAGCGCTTATCCTTACTCGTCAAAACCTTCCAACACTTAAAAATACGGCTGAATTGGCGTATGAGGGTGTTAGAAAAGGCGGTTACATCGTATCTGCTTCTAAAAAAGAACAAGCTGATGTACTTTTAATCGCTACTGGTTCTGAAGTTAATCTTGCTGTTTCAGCGCAAGCAAAATTAGCAGAAGAAAATATTGATGCTGCTGTTATCAGCATGCCATCATGGGATCGTTTTGAAGATCAGTCTAAAGAATACAGACAAAGTGTCATAAACCCAGCTGTTAAAAAACGTCTAGGTATTGAAATGGCTTCTCCATTCGGATGGGACCGTTATACAGGAGATGAAGGAGAAATTCTTGCCATTAATCGTTTTGGTGCATCTGCACCAGGTAACAAAATTATGGAAGAATTCGGTTTCACTGTTGATAACGTAGTTTCACGCGTGAAAGCACTTGTTCAAGAATAA
- the sirA gene encoding sporulation inhibitor of replication protein SirA, whose translation MRNYQIYLIEDEFAMHYYGREKLFFNLFLEYINSNGYHKSILQKQIEYVTKDIPFSKLSKAIAERRNPTHDHVSENDVYYTETKNGTSKAALVIGKDYLHLKSEGTYEAETEFFESIRKCESGFLALDFENNHFGWLKPVKERKFV comes from the coding sequence ATGAGAAATTATCAGATCTATCTGATCGAAGATGAATTCGCCATGCATTATTACGGCAGAGAAAAATTGTTTTTCAATTTGTTTTTGGAATATATTAACTCAAATGGTTATCATAAAAGTATCTTGCAAAAACAAATCGAATATGTGACGAAAGACATTCCTTTTAGTAAATTGTCTAAGGCAATTGCTGAGAGAAGGAACCCGACGCATGATCATGTATCGGAAAATGATGTGTATTATACAGAAACTAAAAATGGGACAAGTAAAGCAGCGCTAGTCATCGGTAAAGATTATCTGCATTTAAAATCCGAAGGAACTTACGAAGCAGAAACTGAATTTTTTGAAAGTATTCGAAAATGCGAATCTGGATTTTTAGCGTTAGATTTTGAAAACAATCATTTTGGATGGCTAAAACCCGTGAAAGAAAGAAAATTTGTCTAA
- a CDS encoding YneF family protein, translating into MWVYILVGVLALLAGLALGFFIARKYMMDYLKKNPPINEQMLKMMMMQMGMKPSQKKINQMMSAMSKQQTK; encoded by the coding sequence ATGTGGGTATACATTCTAGTTGGTGTCCTAGCATTACTTGCTGGGTTAGCACTCGGATTTTTCATAGCTCGTAAATACATGATGGACTATTTGAAAAAAAATCCGCCGATTAACGAACAAATGTTAAAAATGATGATGATGCAAATGGGAATGAAACCATCCCAAAAGAAAATCAACCAAATGATGAGCGCTATGAGCAAACAGCAAACGAAATAA
- a CDS encoding SDR family NAD(P)-dependent oxidoreductase, translating to MKTVLITGGTSGIGEGLAKYFLAAGNRVIIVSRNKGNLHNAIYLQADLSLVSENYRIIENIQRTYGAIDGVILCAVLQTARKDALITHDGLEFTFALQYLSRYILSNKIAFNDDSFILNVATPGIYSTVNFDDLEYRRKFNSVKANANANRLNDLLGAGFNRKGVRYILYNPMAVRTTGARSVFANPLMRIFLRVVHRLVGHEVGEIVNKIVDVLQESKSKSFSAYKLSKPIDLSMKTFDPQKAKQLKEITRKVLLTI from the coding sequence ATGAAAACAGTATTAATTACAGGAGGTACTAGTGGCATTGGCGAAGGACTGGCAAAGTATTTTTTAGCAGCCGGGAATAGGGTAATTATCGTAAGTAGAAATAAAGGTAATTTACATAATGCTATTTATCTACAAGCAGATCTGAGTCTTGTTTCAGAAAACTACCGTATCATAGAGAATATTCAAAGGACCTATGGCGCAATTGATGGAGTGATTCTTTGTGCTGTCCTACAAACAGCTCGTAAAGACGCTTTAATCACACACGATGGTTTAGAATTCACTTTTGCATTGCAGTATTTAAGTCGGTATATCCTTTCAAATAAGATAGCATTTAATGATGACTCTTTTATTTTAAATGTTGCTACCCCAGGAATCTACAGCACTGTCAATTTTGACGATTTAGAATACAGACGTAAGTTTAACAGCGTGAAAGCTAATGCCAATGCCAACCGGCTAAATGACTTGCTGGGTGCGGGATTCAATCGCAAGGGCGTTCGTTATATTCTATATAATCCAATGGCTGTAAGAACTACTGGAGCTAGATCTGTCTTTGCGAACCCATTAATGAGAATATTCTTGAGAGTCGTTCACCGTCTAGTAGGACATGAGGTTGGTGAAATCGTGAATAAAATTGTTGACGTTTTACAGGAATCAAAGTCTAAGAGTTTCTCAGCTTATAAACTTTCAAAACCTATTGACTTATCCATGAAAACATTTGATCCACAAAAGGCTAAACAGTTAAAAGAAATTACTAGAAAGGTACTTTTAACTATATAG
- a CDS encoding methyl-accepting chemotaxis protein, which produces MKWFKNLGISVKLISAFVVMAIILGVVGIYGMDNLKKSDEQLEFMYDERVIPISTLGRMETNYQRIRVNIRDLVFVAKTPEAKDEFQTIIKDIQKDIESQVTLYSSGYLIDEEKKILKDLDSAFTDYYTILDETIKLGYANDLKGYQAIAPEFRARGDKVQNLIKNLSDFNVKKAEKSNTDSKAAYVSTRTTTTIVLIVSFLFSIGFGYLISQLIVRPLREVVDLVGKVAEGDFTVTTTIDTKDEVGALAKSIKAMTTSLRKTISSILQSAENVAASAQEISATTEEVASSASTQANDAQIITQVFKEIANGADVQANDAQTMFSLFKELNIVIDTVAKTAQETADIGQSLSIESQNGSDIVKHSIDGMTTVREHMSILEQDTSKIGEIIKVIEDISNQTNLLALNAAIEAARAGEQGKGFAVVANEVKSLAEKSRESTKEIYEIIKGIQASTKSSVSAVQDGVDNSIKTGVAFESIARMVVQSSNKTAEIEIASQKQSGQSKAVMKSIESIASASEQQSVQSVEAMRSIESIAAASEEAAAASEETAATSQSLASLSEELNASVAQFKV; this is translated from the coding sequence ATGAAGTGGTTTAAAAATTTAGGGATATCAGTGAAATTAATCAGCGCCTTTGTAGTAATGGCTATTATCTTAGGAGTAGTTGGGATTTACGGGATGGATAACTTGAAGAAATCAGATGAACAACTTGAATTCATGTATGATGAGCGTGTCATTCCGATAAGCACATTGGGTAGGATGGAAACAAATTATCAGCGTATACGCGTAAATATCCGAGATTTAGTTTTTGTTGCTAAAACGCCTGAAGCTAAGGATGAGTTTCAAACAATAATAAAAGACATTCAAAAAGATATTGAATCGCAGGTAACATTGTATTCAAGTGGTTATCTTATAGACGAAGAAAAAAAGATACTTAAAGACCTAGACTCGGCTTTTACTGACTATTACACGATCCTAGATGAAACAATAAAATTAGGGTATGCCAATGATTTGAAAGGTTATCAAGCAATCGCTCCTGAATTCAGAGCAAGAGGAGATAAAGTTCAAAACCTTATCAAAAACCTGAGTGACTTCAATGTCAAGAAGGCTGAAAAATCAAATACTGACTCAAAAGCAGCATATGTTTCTACTAGAACCACTACAACTATCGTATTAATCGTTTCATTCTTATTCAGCATTGGTTTTGGATATCTAATTTCTCAACTGATTGTAAGACCACTTAGAGAGGTAGTTGATCTAGTTGGTAAAGTAGCTGAAGGTGACTTTACGGTGACAACTACTATCGACACTAAAGATGAAGTAGGCGCGTTAGCTAAATCCATTAAAGCGATGACCACGAGTCTTAGAAAAACAATCAGTAGTATATTACAATCAGCCGAGAATGTAGCCGCATCAGCCCAAGAAATATCAGCTACAACTGAAGAAGTCGCAAGTAGTGCTTCAACTCAGGCGAATGATGCGCAAATTATCACTCAGGTATTTAAAGAAATTGCAAATGGTGCGGATGTTCAAGCGAATGATGCCCAAACAATGTTTAGCTTATTTAAAGAGTTAAACATCGTGATTGATACAGTTGCTAAAACAGCTCAAGAAACTGCAGACATTGGACAGTCCCTATCCATTGAATCTCAGAATGGGAGCGATATTGTTAAACACTCCATTGATGGTATGACCACGGTAAGAGAGCATATGTCTATACTTGAGCAGGATACTAGTAAAATCGGGGAAATTATAAAGGTTATTGAAGATATATCTAACCAGACAAATCTTTTAGCATTAAATGCAGCCATTGAAGCCGCACGTGCAGGAGAACAGGGCAAAGGTTTTGCTGTTGTGGCAAATGAAGTGAAGAGTTTAGCAGAGAAAAGTAGAGAATCAACTAAGGAAATATATGAAATTATCAAAGGGATTCAAGCCAGCACTAAAAGCAGTGTTTCAGCCGTGCAAGATGGGGTGGATAATTCTATTAAAACGGGTGTAGCCTTTGAGTCGATTGCAAGGATGGTTGTGCAGTCTTCAAATAAAACAGCCGAAATTGAGATAGCTAGTCAAAAGCAGTCTGGACAATCAAAAGCAGTAATGAAGTCTATTGAAAGTATTGCTTCTGCAAGTGAACAACAGTCGGTACAATCAGTTGAGGCGATGAGGTCAATCGAAAGTATAGCAGCAGCTAGTGAAGAAGCAGCAGCAGCTAGTGAAGAAACTGCGGCAACATCGCAATCATTAGCTAGCTTGTCTGAAGAACTTAATGCTTCTGTTGCACAATTCAAAGTTTAA
- a CDS encoding TrkH family potassium uptake protein gives MKRLKERLNPAKVLVLGFAILIFIGTFLLTLPIATEDGNNLTFLDALFTATSATCVTGLVVVDTADTFSLFGEIVILALIQIGGLGFMTFATFLFVLLGKKISLKERLLLKEAFNTNSTAGLVKLVKRIIIFTVLIESIGGIILAIRFSFDMPIGQAIYFGFFHAISNFNNAGFDLMGKFNSLTGYVDDPFVVLTVCSLIIVGGLGFIVINELYEYRETRTLSVHTKVVLSTTVVLIVGATILIFFFEYGNPKTLGPLSTTGKGLGSFFHSITPRTAGANTLSMADLTHATLFLTIFLMFIGGGSGSTAGGIKVTTFALLMMTALSQLKGKEDVVLFKRRIVIENILKALTVAMSGIMIVVMVTFLLTFTENGHVFLMYLFEATSAFGTVGLSMGLTPDLSPLGRILIILTMFVGRLGPLTLGFAITKRRKKEAYRYTKGNIMIG, from the coding sequence ATGAAGAGATTAAAAGAACGTCTTAATCCAGCAAAAGTTCTTGTATTGGGATTTGCTATTCTTATTTTTATAGGTACTTTTTTATTAACCCTGCCTATAGCAACAGAAGATGGTAATAACCTAACGTTTTTAGATGCATTATTTACGGCTACATCTGCTACATGTGTTACAGGCCTAGTTGTGGTTGATACTGCAGATACATTTTCCTTGTTTGGAGAAATTGTCATTCTCGCCCTAATCCAAATAGGCGGGTTAGGATTTATGACATTTGCTACTTTTTTATTTGTTCTATTAGGGAAAAAAATTTCATTAAAAGAAAGGTTGTTACTAAAAGAGGCTTTTAATACAAATTCTACTGCCGGGCTAGTGAAATTAGTTAAACGGATAATCATTTTCACCGTATTAATAGAGAGTATTGGCGGTATCATATTGGCCATTCGTTTTTCATTTGATATGCCTATCGGTCAAGCCATCTATTTTGGATTCTTCCATGCGATCTCAAATTTTAATAATGCAGGTTTTGACTTAATGGGCAAGTTCAATAGTTTAACAGGTTATGTAGATGATCCATTTGTAGTGTTAACGGTTTGTTCTCTTATTATAGTAGGTGGACTAGGTTTTATTGTTATAAATGAACTGTATGAATATCGTGAAACTCGTACTCTCTCTGTCCATACGAAAGTTGTACTTAGCACGACAGTGGTCCTTATTGTTGGAGCAACCATCTTAATATTCTTTTTTGAGTATGGTAATCCCAAAACATTAGGTCCCTTATCTACTACCGGAAAAGGACTTGGATCTTTTTTCCATAGTATAACACCCCGAACTGCTGGTGCTAATACATTGTCTATGGCGGATTTGACACATGCAACCTTGTTCTTAACCATTTTTCTAATGTTCATCGGTGGAGGTTCTGGTTCAACTGCAGGGGGGATAAAGGTTACTACTTTTGCTCTTTTAATGATGACAGCCCTTTCACAACTAAAAGGGAAAGAAGATGTGGTTTTATTTAAACGACGTATTGTCATCGAAAATATCCTAAAAGCGCTAACGGTTGCTATGAGTGGAATCATGATAGTGGTCATGGTTACTTTTTTGTTAACATTTACGGAAAATGGCCATGTTTTTCTAATGTATTTATTTGAAGCGACCTCAGCTTTTGGCACTGTCGGTCTATCGATGGGGTTAACACCTGATCTTTCTCCATTAGGTCGTATACTGATTATTTTAACAATGTTTGTAGGTAGATTAGGACCTCTAACACTAGGTTTTGCAATTACGAAAAGACGTAAAAAAGAAGCATACCGATATACAAAAGGAAACATAATGATTGGTTAA
- a CDS encoding potassium channel family protein, with protein sequence MAIKKQYAVIGLGRFGTSIARRLHEAGQEVLGIDIDEEKVEDAIAYVTDGVISDSTEEKALLSLDITNFDCVIVAIGDDIQASILTCMLLKNLGIQKIIAKAIGKRHGQVLGAIGVDLIIYPERDMGERVANQLLSPNTLDYIELSKDHNLEEVITPSKMIGKNLRELDVRAKFNVSVIAIIRKGDMIIVSPSPEELLQKEDILVTIGSKNDLVKFSSID encoded by the coding sequence ATGGCTATCAAAAAACAATATGCAGTAATTGGTTTAGGGAGATTTGGAACTAGTATTGCCAGAAGATTACATGAAGCCGGGCAAGAAGTTTTGGGTATTGATATAGACGAAGAAAAAGTAGAAGATGCTATAGCTTACGTTACAGATGGAGTCATTTCAGATTCTACTGAAGAGAAGGCACTTTTATCGTTAGATATTACTAACTTTGATTGTGTAATTGTAGCAATTGGAGATGATATTCAAGCAAGTATATTAACATGTATGCTTCTTAAAAATCTTGGAATCCAAAAAATTATTGCCAAGGCCATTGGAAAACGTCATGGACAAGTATTGGGAGCGATAGGAGTAGATCTAATCATTTATCCTGAAAGGGATATGGGGGAACGAGTAGCAAATCAGCTTCTTTCGCCGAATACGCTTGATTATATTGAATTATCCAAAGATCATAACTTAGAAGAAGTCATAACTCCTTCTAAAATGATTGGAAAAAATCTAAGGGAATTGGATGTTCGTGCTAAATTTAATGTTAGTGTAATTGCTATTATAAGAAAGGGAGATATGATTATTGTCTCGCCATCTCCAGAAGAATTACTCCAAAAAGAAGATATACTAGTTACTATTGGAAGTAAAAATGATTTAGTGAAATTTTCAAGTATAGACTAA
- a CDS encoding LPXTG cell wall anchor domain-containing protein, with amino-acid sequence MTLVFAGVLLIVGFLLFIRKKRKLT; translated from the coding sequence ATCACCTTAGTATTTGCCGGAGTATTACTGATAGTCGGATTTTTATTGTTTATTAGAAAGAAACGAAAGCTCACTTAG
- a CDS encoding LppM family (lipo)protein, giving the protein MNKLKIGLLSLIMILLTGCVKVETNFKVNSNNSGDLTLVYALDKQLANTETKNQIETMKNEARDQGYKVSGYSSEKYFGVKIKKHYDNLKNIKAPSGNTDLFEIDIKEDKRFFKTKYDVKSVFDFEDIIETEEDEIITKELEDSILSQLDLTFNLELPVKAGKNNATEIKDNGKNLYWSFIPGIKNYVEVEFT; this is encoded by the coding sequence ATGAATAAATTAAAAATCGGCTTACTTTCGTTAATTATGATCTTATTAACTGGTTGTGTTAAGGTAGAAACTAATTTCAAGGTGAATTCAAACAACAGTGGGGATTTAACTTTGGTTTATGCATTAGATAAACAACTTGCTAATACAGAAACCAAAAATCAAATAGAAACAATGAAAAACGAAGCAAGAGACCAAGGTTATAAAGTATCCGGTTATAGCAGCGAAAAGTATTTTGGCGTTAAGATAAAGAAACATTACGATAACTTAAAAAATATCAAAGCTCCGAGTGGAAATACCGATCTCTTTGAAATTGATATTAAAGAAGATAAACGTTTTTTCAAAACTAAATATGATGTGAAATCAGTATTTGATTTTGAAGATATAATTGAAACAGAAGAGGATGAAATTATAACAAAAGAACTAGAAGACTCAATTCTTAGTCAATTAGATTTAACTTTTAACCTTGAATTACCGGTAAAAGCAGGAAAAAACAATGCTACAGAGATTAAAGATAATGGTAAAAATTTGTATTGGAGTTTTATTCCTGGTATAAAAAATTATGTTGAAGTTGAGTTTACCTAG